One uncultured Fibrobacter sp. genomic region harbors:
- a CDS encoding acyl-CoA carboxylase subunit beta, with protein MWNEKYIAKLDSYLAQAQAAGGAARVDKQHQSGKCTARERMEMLFDEGTFVEVGALRKSSNRVLKESKVVLGDGVVTGYGKVNGRLVFASSQDFTVGGGSLGQCHAEKICRVMDMAVEAGAPFVAMNDSGGARIDEGVFSLAGYSAIMARNVWASGVIPQIAVIMGPCAGGACYSPALSDFIFMTQNTSQMFLTGPAVVKQVMGENITAAELGGAPVHTSKSGVAHFMYEDDKKCLEGVRKLLSYLPQSNRKESAECNCKIAEAAKNDEGFFKKLFSKSESTEVAASFDNSASIQDIVPDNYKQAYDVKSVIAAFADADSFFEVQSDWGKNVVIGFARLNGEAIGIVANQPKVLAGSLDVDGSDKAGRFVRFCDAFNIPLLALADVPGYMPGSKQEYSGIIRHGAKLLYAFAEATVPKVTLILRKAFGGAYIAMNSKDVGADYVFALPIAQVAVMGAEGAVEIINKKEIAAAPDPVAARAQCIAKYEEELMNPYVAASMGVVDEVIHPADVRKRLIAAFDALKTKEQKRHWKKHANIPL; from the coding sequence ATGTGGAACGAAAAGTATATCGCTAAGCTGGATAGCTACCTGGCTCAGGCCCAGGCGGCAGGTGGGGCTGCCCGTGTCGATAAGCAGCACCAGTCCGGAAAGTGCACGGCCCGCGAACGCATGGAGATGCTGTTCGACGAAGGTACGTTTGTTGAAGTCGGTGCGCTCCGCAAGTCGAGCAACCGCGTGCTCAAGGAAAGCAAGGTCGTCCTGGGTGACGGCGTCGTAACCGGTTACGGCAAGGTGAATGGCCGTCTGGTGTTTGCATCCTCCCAGGACTTTACGGTGGGTGGTGGCTCCTTGGGCCAGTGCCACGCCGAAAAGATTTGCCGCGTGATGGACATGGCTGTCGAAGCCGGTGCCCCGTTTGTCGCCATGAACGATAGCGGTGGAGCCCGTATTGACGAAGGCGTGTTCTCGCTCGCAGGCTATAGCGCCATCATGGCCCGTAACGTTTGGGCTTCTGGCGTGATTCCGCAGATTGCTGTGATCATGGGCCCCTGCGCTGGTGGCGCCTGCTATTCTCCGGCTCTTAGCGACTTCATTTTCATGACCCAGAACACGAGCCAGATGTTCCTCACGGGCCCGGCTGTTGTGAAGCAGGTGATGGGTGAAAACATCACCGCCGCTGAACTTGGTGGCGCTCCGGTGCATACTTCCAAGTCCGGCGTGGCTCACTTCATGTACGAAGACGACAAGAAGTGCCTCGAAGGTGTCCGCAAGCTCCTCAGCTACTTGCCGCAGAGCAACCGCAAGGAATCTGCCGAATGCAACTGCAAGATTGCCGAAGCCGCCAAGAACGACGAAGGTTTCTTCAAGAAGCTGTTCTCCAAGTCCGAATCGACCGAAGTTGCCGCATCCTTCGACAACAGCGCCTCTATCCAGGACATCGTTCCGGATAACTACAAGCAGGCTTACGACGTGAAGTCCGTGATTGCCGCCTTTGCCGATGCCGACAGCTTCTTTGAAGTGCAGAGCGACTGGGGCAAGAACGTGGTGATCGGCTTTGCTCGCCTGAACGGTGAAGCCATCGGTATCGTGGCTAACCAGCCGAAGGTGCTCGCTGGTTCCTTGGACGTGGACGGTTCCGACAAGGCAGGCCGCTTTGTTCGCTTCTGCGACGCGTTCAACATTCCGCTCCTCGCCCTCGCTGATGTTCCGGGTTACATGCCGGGTTCCAAGCAGGAATACTCGGGCATTATCCGCCACGGTGCAAAGCTCCTTTACGCCTTTGCCGAAGCGACCGTGCCGAAGGTGACGCTCATTCTGCGTAAGGCTTTCGGTGGCGCCTACATTGCCATGAACAGCAAGGACGTGGGTGCCGACTACGTGTTCGCCCTTCCGATTGCTCAGGTGGCCGTGATGGGTGCCGAAGGTGCTGTGGAAATCATCAACAAGAAGGAAATCGCCGCTGCCCCGGATCCGGTGGCCGCTCGCGCCCAGTGCATTGCCAAGTACGAAGAAGAGCTGATGAACCCCTACGTTGCCGCTTCTATGGGCGTGGTCGACGAAGTGATTCACCCGGCCGATGTTCGCAAGCGCCTGATTGCCGCTTTTGACGCCTTGAAGACCAAGGAACAGAAGCGCCATTGGAAGAAGCACGCGAACATTCCGCTGTAG
- a CDS encoding tetratricopeptide repeat protein yields MSTRLDERTGFALQTKDERSLRRNSLVSRLLSLVLILFYAIPLFAAEDYFFKANELYDQGKFKEAVPLYRAAIDEGRYEPFAWFNLGNALVQLDRKQVAMVAYKRTVELLPTFEKAWMLLGDLYYLGGDVGEAIAAYNRAVELGVESDHVHFALAECYLKGRDWTLAQKNFERALQLNPDRMDAWYGLAEVYEKLGDYEYAIKTLQNALQMTATAGADVHFTMAYYYRSMDSTRQSLNEMENGILMDPENVSARRYLAQMYVQNNSPWMAIFTLEEGLRHSKGKADLNLDLGQIYFTQKRYDEAFECYMKAWLAGNSQGRIGAENVGHVFSNAGDTEKAESLYKRIREKK; encoded by the coding sequence TTGTCAACTAGATTAGACGAAAGAACGGGCTTCGCCCTACAGACGAAAGACGAAAGAAGTTTGAGACGGAATTCTCTCGTCTCTCGTCTCTTGTCTCTCGTCTTGATTTTATTTTATGCGATTCCTCTTTTCGCTGCTGAAGATTATTTCTTCAAGGCTAATGAGTTGTACGATCAGGGAAAATTCAAGGAAGCGGTGCCGCTGTATCGTGCCGCGATTGATGAGGGCCGCTACGAACCTTTCGCCTGGTTCAACCTGGGAAACGCCTTGGTGCAACTCGACCGCAAGCAGGTTGCAATGGTGGCCTACAAGCGCACCGTGGAACTGCTGCCGACATTTGAAAAGGCTTGGATGCTCCTGGGTGACCTCTATTATTTGGGGGGCGACGTAGGCGAGGCCATTGCTGCTTACAACCGTGCTGTCGAACTTGGCGTGGAATCGGACCATGTGCATTTTGCTTTGGCGGAATGTTACTTGAAGGGGCGCGACTGGACGCTTGCGCAGAAAAATTTTGAACGAGCCCTGCAGCTGAATCCGGACCGAATGGATGCGTGGTACGGCCTTGCCGAAGTCTACGAAAAACTCGGCGACTATGAATATGCCATCAAGACGCTTCAGAATGCTCTCCAGATGACGGCTACCGCAGGCGCCGATGTGCACTTTACCATGGCCTACTATTACCGCAGCATGGATTCTACGCGGCAGTCCCTGAACGAGATGGAAAACGGAATTTTGATGGATCCGGAAAATGTTTCTGCCCGCCGCTACCTCGCGCAAATGTATGTGCAGAATAATTCTCCGTGGATGGCGATCTTCACGCTCGAAGAAGGCCTCCGGCATAGCAAGGGAAAGGCTGATTTGAATCTTGATTTAGGACAAATTTACTTTACCCAAAAACGCTACGACGAAGCTTTTGAATGTTATATGAAAGCGTGGCTTGCGGGAAATTCCCAAGGACGTATCGGAGCCGAAAATGTAGGTCACGTTTTCTCGAACGCCGGCGATACCGAAAAGGCCGAAAGTCTGTACAAGCGTATTCGCGAAAAAAAATGA
- a CDS encoding 4-alpha-glucanotransferase: MRYGDISNFQSGVAVPLFSLYSKQSIGIGEFLDLIPFARWTAYCDFNIIQLLPVNDTGAESSPYSARSAFALNPVFINVQSVEGSSEYEEEIQDAKADFEKLGKIDYYHISTWKRFILRKIFDNRYDDLKKDKVLQRWIDDNAWAKSYCVYCTLKSLNNECSWKDWNDYRDPSAKDIEKLWKKFEKDNLFQAWMQFEAEKQFGTAVAEISKMGIRLKGDIPILINEDSADVWADRKYFSLDDRAGAPPDMFSYSGQNWGFPTYRWDVIEKDDFVWWRRRLAQASKFYHAYRIDHVLGFFRIWSIPQKEVTGILGYFNPCVPLTWDKLSQSGFIRETLEYLRRPNYGIDQLREFLGDDTERLVPVCFTQLEGHPDRLILKEEYSSEKAILGMPEPQEVKDKLLKVYWNRVFVPSGDENTFYPYWYWYNAPVFFTLPEYEQDRLRNIIKDNENAQNSLWEANATKLLTVLSQETDMLVCAEDLGAVPPCVPSVLKKLNILSLRIERWARNWNAPYSPYYEMDEYPRLSVCATSCHDTSNLRGLWQESDFDRDLYWSHAHLPGNAPAEITPSVARAILTHVFTANSLFCILPVQDYFALSASLSKCSPESERVNVPGTVGGANWCYRMPCSVDELMDYASLSSDIRMLVDVRKRRPMWKI; this comes from the coding sequence ATGCGTTACGGTGACATTTCTAATTTCCAGAGCGGCGTAGCCGTTCCCCTCTTTAGCCTTTACAGCAAGCAGAGCATCGGTATCGGTGAATTTTTGGACCTGATTCCGTTTGCACGCTGGACGGCCTACTGCGACTTCAATATTATTCAACTTTTGCCGGTGAATGACACGGGCGCTGAGTCCAGCCCCTACAGTGCGAGGAGCGCCTTTGCCCTGAATCCGGTGTTTATCAATGTGCAGTCGGTGGAAGGTTCTTCGGAGTACGAAGAGGAAATTCAGGACGCCAAGGCTGATTTTGAAAAGCTGGGTAAGATTGACTATTACCATATTTCGACGTGGAAGCGCTTTATCCTCCGCAAGATTTTTGATAATCGTTATGACGATTTGAAAAAGGACAAGGTGTTGCAGCGCTGGATTGATGACAATGCCTGGGCGAAGTCGTACTGCGTGTATTGCACCCTGAAGTCGCTGAATAACGAATGCAGCTGGAAGGACTGGAATGACTACCGCGATCCTTCTGCAAAGGATATTGAAAAGCTCTGGAAGAAGTTCGAAAAGGATAATCTCTTCCAGGCATGGATGCAGTTCGAAGCCGAAAAGCAGTTCGGTACTGCCGTTGCAGAAATCTCCAAGATGGGGATTCGCCTGAAGGGCGATATCCCGATTCTTATCAACGAGGATAGTGCGGATGTCTGGGCCGACCGCAAGTATTTTTCGCTCGACGACCGTGCCGGCGCACCTCCTGACATGTTCAGCTACAGCGGTCAGAACTGGGGTTTCCCGACTTACCGCTGGGATGTAATCGAAAAAGATGACTTTGTATGGTGGCGCCGTCGCCTTGCTCAGGCAAGCAAGTTCTACCACGCCTACCGCATTGACCACGTGCTCGGCTTCTTCCGTATCTGGTCGATTCCGCAGAAAGAAGTGACTGGCATTTTGGGATATTTCAATCCGTGTGTTCCGCTTACTTGGGACAAGCTTTCTCAGTCCGGGTTCATTCGTGAAACGCTTGAATACCTGCGCCGTCCGAATTACGGCATAGACCAGCTGCGTGAGTTCCTGGGCGACGATACCGAACGACTGGTTCCTGTTTGCTTTACGCAGCTGGAAGGTCATCCGGATCGCTTGATCTTGAAAGAGGAATATTCTTCGGAAAAGGCGATTCTTGGAATGCCTGAACCGCAGGAAGTCAAGGACAAGCTGCTCAAGGTGTATTGGAACCGCGTGTTCGTGCCGTCGGGTGACGAAAACACGTTCTACCCCTACTGGTACTGGTACAATGCTCCGGTGTTCTTTACCTTGCCTGAATACGAACAGGATAGGCTGCGCAACATTATCAAGGATAACGAAAATGCGCAGAACAGCCTGTGGGAGGCGAACGCGACGAAGCTTTTGACGGTGCTTTCGCAGGAAACCGACATGCTGGTTTGTGCCGAAGACCTGGGTGCCGTGCCGCCTTGCGTACCGTCCGTTCTCAAGAAACTCAACATTCTTTCGCTGCGTATTGAACGCTGGGCTCGCAACTGGAATGCTCCGTATTCTCCGTACTACGAAATGGACGAATACCCGCGCTTGTCCGTGTGCGCCACGAGCTGCCACGATACCTCGAACCTGCGTGGACTGTGGCAGGAAAGCGATTTCGACCGCGACCTGTACTGGTCCCATGCGCACCTGCCGGGAAATGCTCCTGCCGAGATTACGCCCTCAGTCGCCCGTGCCATTTTGACGCATGTGTTCACGGCGAATAGCTTGTTCTGCATCTTGCCGGTGCAGGATTACTTTGCTCTTTCGGCAAGCCTTTCCAAGTGCTCTCCGGAATCGGAACGCGTGAACGTGCCGGGTACGGTGGGTGGTGCCAACTGGTGCTACCGCATGCCTTGCTCGGTCGACGAACTGATGGACTATGCTTCGCTTAGCTCCGATATCCGAATGCTCGTGGATGTGCGCAAGCGCCGCCCGATGTGGAAGATCTAG
- a CDS encoding MotA/TolQ/ExbB proton channel family protein, whose amino-acid sequence MKSALKPLLIAAFAMLAPLSFAQQNADIDAVKKRAALNSAKADLEEARKKRDMAVAARWKDRETANQERELFNEKYNESKEKVDALMSDRARLFEDVRVAREDLAQVKLQAEKARAEYLSLAAGPERLETLSKFAEQGIPFKIAERVEAQNKVKKEMGLYRDDPVRIATALLNVAKGELAFTREIQLENAELVFGSAVAKGNRLRLGGLYAMQMANAVDINGLHPAALMLPVAGEKKRAFSWQENLTPDTKSEISKAFTSSKDSAYSMVPVDVLLSTELSSEMANHQEKTWKDELREFFKNGGILMYPIVTLFALGLLVALWRFVWLMVVGFGGLSTRRCIKALKKGDIDTARQLSAKVHGKVGKVLKTVLAKNYAGREGAEKALEELFSADVPKLESGLTWISVFAATAPLLGLLGTVMGMIELFDVITMHGTSDPKLLAGGISIALVTTEAGLIVAIPLQLIHTFLMNRADALRTRMESAGLTVLNALWIKEK is encoded by the coding sequence ATGAAAAGCGCACTTAAGCCTTTATTAATCGCTGCATTCGCAATGCTCGCGCCTCTTTCTTTTGCGCAGCAGAATGCCGATATCGATGCGGTGAAGAAGCGTGCCGCGCTCAACAGTGCTAAGGCGGACCTCGAAGAAGCCCGCAAGAAACGTGACATGGCTGTCGCTGCTCGCTGGAAGGACCGCGAAACGGCGAACCAGGAACGCGAACTCTTTAACGAAAAGTATAACGAAAGCAAGGAAAAGGTCGACGCCCTGATGTCGGATCGTGCGCGTCTGTTCGAGGACGTGCGTGTGGCCCGCGAGGACTTGGCGCAGGTCAAGTTGCAGGCGGAAAAGGCCCGTGCCGAATATCTGTCGCTTGCGGCAGGCCCCGAACGCCTGGAAACGCTTTCGAAGTTTGCGGAACAGGGAATCCCCTTCAAGATTGCGGAGCGCGTCGAAGCGCAGAACAAGGTGAAGAAGGAAATGGGCCTCTACCGCGACGACCCGGTACGTATTGCGACGGCGCTCTTGAACGTGGCGAAAGGCGAACTTGCCTTTACCCGTGAAATCCAGCTGGAAAATGCGGAACTCGTTTTCGGATCTGCCGTGGCAAAGGGAAACCGCTTGCGACTGGGTGGCCTCTATGCGATGCAGATGGCAAATGCTGTCGATATCAACGGCTTGCATCCGGCGGCGCTGATGCTCCCGGTGGCGGGCGAAAAGAAGCGTGCCTTTAGCTGGCAAGAAAATTTGACTCCCGATACGAAGTCCGAAATCAGCAAGGCCTTTACAAGCTCGAAGGATTCCGCTTATTCGATGGTGCCTGTCGATGTGCTCTTGAGTACGGAGCTTTCTTCGGAAATGGCGAACCATCAGGAAAAGACATGGAAGGATGAACTCCGCGAATTCTTCAAGAATGGCGGCATCCTGATGTATCCGATTGTGACGCTGTTTGCACTTGGCTTGTTGGTTGCCTTGTGGCGTTTCGTGTGGCTCATGGTGGTGGGCTTCGGTGGACTTTCGACAAGGCGCTGCATCAAGGCCTTGAAGAAGGGCGATATCGATACGGCCCGTCAGCTGTCGGCAAAGGTTCACGGCAAGGTGGGCAAGGTGCTCAAGACGGTGCTTGCCAAGAATTACGCGGGCCGCGAAGGAGCCGAGAAGGCACTCGAAGAATTGTTTAGCGCCGATGTCCCGAAACTGGAATCAGGCCTCACCTGGATTTCCGTGTTTGCGGCGACCGCTCCGTTGCTCGGTCTCTTGGGTACGGTGATGGGTATGATCGAACTTTTCGACGTGATTACGATGCATGGTACTTCTGACCCGAAGCTTTTGGCGGGCGGTATCTCGATTGCTCTTGTCACGACGGAAGCGGGCCTTATCGTTGCAATTCCGCTGCAGCTGATTCATACCTTCTTGATGAACCGCGCCGATGCCCTGCGCACCCGCATGGAAAGTGCCGGTCTCACCGTGCTGAACGCCCTCTGGATCAAGGAAAAGTAG
- a CDS encoding energy transducer TonB codes for MLDFFAKYFRFPLALVLSFVVSAVFFLAIPVINTLFFDKGVKTEKELESVTEVEVLVSEKKPEVKQKVLRTVMNPNPFKISANMGVSRSQNFQMDLSLARGAAGDGVAVGTGSMENVVYEAGEVDEQAQVLREIQPKFPEKAKRMGVSGYVKVLIVIDVYGDVAQAQVLTQEPPGYGFDNEALKAVRQWKFSPAQLGGFPVAQKATKEFRFVN; via the coding sequence ATGCTTGATTTTTTCGCTAAATATTTCCGCTTCCCGCTGGCATTGGTGCTTTCCTTTGTGGTGAGCGCGGTGTTCTTCCTTGCGATTCCGGTCATCAATACGTTGTTCTTCGATAAGGGCGTCAAGACGGAAAAGGAACTGGAATCGGTGACGGAAGTCGAGGTTTTAGTGAGCGAAAAGAAGCCCGAAGTCAAGCAGAAGGTGCTGCGGACCGTGATGAACCCGAACCCGTTCAAGATCTCGGCGAACATGGGCGTGTCCCGTAGTCAGAATTTCCAGATGGATCTCTCGCTTGCGCGCGGTGCTGCAGGTGACGGCGTGGCTGTGGGAACGGGCTCGATGGAGAATGTCGTTTACGAAGCTGGCGAGGTGGATGAACAGGCGCAGGTGTTGCGTGAAATCCAGCCGAAGTTTCCCGAAAAGGCGAAACGTATGGGCGTTTCGGGTTACGTGAAGGTCTTGATTGTGATTGACGTGTATGGCGACGTGGCGCAGGCTCAGGTGCTTACGCAGGAGCCGCCCGGATATGGATTTGACAACGAAGCCCTGAAGGCCGTAAGACAGTGGAAGTTTAGCCCCGCGCAGCTGGGCGGTTTCCCCGTGGCGCAGAAAGCCACAAAGGAGTTCCGCTTTGTCAACTAG
- a CDS encoding glycoside hydrolase family 13 protein, with translation MFAPAWVKDAIFYQIFPDRFCRSERYHAVGKFVEWGSKPTRENMFGGNLAGIEDKLEYIAGLGVNAIYLCPIFKSNSNHRYHTVDYFEIDPVLGTLEDFDRLVKKAHKLKIRVILDGVFNHCSRGFFQFNSLMELGPNSPYVDWFHVKGWPLNAYSGKPNYECWWNFPALPKFNTDCPDVREYLFSVGEYWMKRGIDGWRLDVPNEIDDDSFWQEFRRRVKAVNPDAYIVGEIWDDPLRWLKGDLFDGVMNYVFRKAVMQFLFDENPIDVAEFCERVRGAFVEGRGDIPMNLLGSHDTTRLGSQPRTSIERIKLAYALLFFMPGAPCIYYGEELSMKGGKDPDNRRSVPWENLGEMQKKPMYEFIRQMVDMRKKNSVLRDGSLDIRCEDNRLVVERRGKGVSMTLTVDVETFAGDLPFTIETKKI, from the coding sequence ATGTTCGCTCCTGCTTGGGTTAAAGACGCCATTTTCTATCAGATTTTTCCGGACCGCTTTTGCCGTTCGGAGCGTTACCATGCCGTAGGCAAGTTCGTGGAGTGGGGAAGTAAGCCCACTCGCGAAAACATGTTTGGCGGAAACCTTGCGGGTATTGAAGATAAACTAGAGTACATTGCGGGCCTCGGCGTAAACGCGATTTACCTTTGCCCGATTTTCAAGAGCAATTCGAATCATCGTTACCACACGGTGGACTACTTCGAGATTGACCCGGTGCTCGGTACGCTCGAAGATTTTGACCGGCTTGTGAAGAAGGCGCACAAGCTGAAAATTCGCGTGATTCTGGATGGCGTATTCAACCATTGCTCGCGAGGATTCTTCCAGTTCAATAGCCTTATGGAACTGGGGCCGAATTCGCCGTATGTGGACTGGTTCCATGTAAAGGGTTGGCCGTTGAACGCCTATTCGGGGAAACCCAATTACGAATGTTGGTGGAATTTCCCGGCACTTCCGAAGTTCAACACGGACTGCCCCGATGTGCGCGAATACCTGTTCTCGGTGGGCGAGTACTGGATGAAACGTGGCATTGACGGTTGGCGCCTCGATGTTCCGAACGAAATTGACGATGACAGTTTCTGGCAGGAGTTCCGCCGTCGCGTGAAGGCGGTGAACCCTGATGCCTATATTGTCGGTGAAATCTGGGACGACCCTCTGCGTTGGCTGAAAGGCGACCTGTTCGACGGTGTGATGAACTACGTTTTCCGCAAGGCGGTGATGCAGTTCCTTTTCGACGAGAATCCGATTGATGTTGCGGAATTCTGTGAACGGGTGCGCGGGGCCTTCGTGGAAGGCCGTGGCGACATCCCCATGAACTTGCTCGGAAGCCACGATACGACCCGTCTCGGGTCGCAGCCGCGCACCAGCATCGAACGCATCAAGCTCGCCTATGCGCTCCTCTTCTTTATGCCGGGCGCCCCTTGCATTTACTACGGCGAGGAACTTTCGATGAAAGGCGGCAAGGACCCCGATAATCGCCGTAGCGTTCCCTGGGAAAATCTGGGCGAAATGCAGAAGAAGCCGATGTATGAATTTATTCGGCAGATGGTCGATATGCGCAAGAAAAATTCTGTCCTTCGCGACGGGAGCCTGGATATCCGTTGCGAGGATAATCGCCTTGTCGTGGAGCGCAGGGGCAAGGGCGTCTCGATGACGCTCACCGTGGATGTCGAAACTTTTGCCGGCGATCTGCCCTTTACGATCGAAACAAAAAAGATCTGA
- a CDS encoding MotA/TolQ/ExbB proton channel family protein has product MEAVNQISVIEAAMAIVFRGGWVLAPIFILGWFGWFLMIERYGYYFMLRGGNINGLGGFWRTLKKNGEEAAFKKLERRRYGYFYALASDVRNFRDQGPVAVRNAMEETRHRISVSLSRSLRTISTCAAIAPMLGLLGTVSGMVHTFETIQLFGFGNPVLLADGISEALLTTQAGLLVAFPLMLAYNFLASRVENVEKQAWSEALKYESYVFSADEGHPGVSEANDGIHSEISEVN; this is encoded by the coding sequence TTGGAAGCCGTCAATCAAATATCGGTCATCGAAGCGGCCATGGCTATCGTGTTTCGCGGTGGCTGGGTGCTTGCCCCTATATTTATTCTGGGGTGGTTCGGCTGGTTTCTGATGATTGAACGCTACGGTTATTACTTTATGCTGAGAGGCGGAAACATAAACGGCCTCGGCGGATTCTGGCGTACATTAAAAAAGAACGGTGAAGAGGCCGCCTTCAAGAAACTGGAACGCCGCCGCTACGGATATTTCTATGCGCTAGCTTCGGATGTTCGCAACTTCCGCGATCAGGGGCCTGTTGCGGTTCGCAATGCGATGGAAGAAACGCGCCACCGCATTTCGGTGAGCCTGTCCCGGTCGTTACGGACGATTTCTACTTGTGCGGCGATTGCCCCGATGCTTGGCCTTTTGGGTACGGTGTCCGGCATGGTGCATACTTTCGAGACGATTCAGCTTTTCGGTTTCGGAAACCCGGTGCTGTTGGCCGACGGTATTTCCGAAGCTTTGCTCACGACGCAGGCGGGTCTTTTGGTGGCTTTTCCGCTGATGCTTGCCTACAATTTCTTGGCGAGCCGCGTTGAAAACGTCGAAAAACAGGCGTGGAGCGAAGCCCTTAAGTACGAGTCTTATGTGTTTTCCGCTGATGAAGGTCATCCTGGAGTGAGCGAAGCGAACGACGGGATCCATAGTGAAATTTCTGAGGTGAATTAA
- a CDS encoding biopolymer transporter ExbD has translation MSFIRKRSQDAGKIDVSPMLDMVFILLIFFIVTSTFTRETGVDVTKPKASSAKDLAKESILIGVTRQGTIHINETQVNLTTLNTVLRQMMAEAPDRPVIIVSDRDAPNGVVVDILDECNLAKVRKVSISANKEE, from the coding sequence ATGAGTTTTATTCGTAAACGTTCGCAGGATGCAGGCAAGATAGATGTGTCGCCGATGCTCGACATGGTGTTTATCCTGCTCATCTTCTTTATCGTAACCTCGACTTTTACCCGCGAGACGGGCGTTGACGTGACTAAGCCCAAGGCCAGTTCGGCGAAGGACTTGGCGAAGGAAAGCATCTTGATTGGCGTGACGCGTCAGGGCACGATTCACATTAACGAAACTCAGGTGAACTTGACGACGCTCAACACGGTGCTGCGCCAGATGATGGCCGAGGCGCCTGACCGTCCGGTGATTATCGTGAGTGACCGCGATGCTCCTAATGGGGTAGTGGTGGACATTCTTGATGAATGTAATTTGGCCAAGGTACGCAAGGTCTCCATCTCGGCAAATAAGGAGGAGTAA
- a CDS encoding DUF3450 family protein, which yields MKLHLLTRIFLCLCLAGAVSQAQETVESVRRQIKAVEAETAREKSLHDAEKKRHSEFVEVGRKKVQALASQNKTLKAEIDSLKAELKNLADARQKAMGTVKYFENRKAKYGESLAKVIDSLVPVFESDFPYRNEETVKSVQEIANQLHKGLIEADDGLNRALEVFYDRIRLGYTTEVYKGFLQVDARSVPGTYLRYGAVASVFVSNDGNDVLWLNRTGDGGYAWKNVSEDLAMRSILKDVMKVAEGKTAPRLVTIPVAIPKEAQ from the coding sequence ATGAAATTACACTTGTTGACTAGGATTTTCCTTTGTCTGTGCCTTGCGGGAGCCGTATCGCAGGCCCAGGAGACTGTGGAAAGCGTTCGTCGCCAAATCAAGGCGGTGGAGGCGGAAACCGCTCGCGAGAAGTCGCTTCACGACGCCGAAAAGAAACGCCATTCCGAGTTTGTCGAGGTCGGGCGCAAGAAGGTGCAGGCCCTTGCTTCGCAGAACAAGACCTTGAAGGCCGAAATCGATTCCCTGAAGGCTGAACTCAAGAACCTTGCCGATGCCCGTCAGAAGGCTATGGGAACGGTCAAGTACTTTGAAAACCGTAAGGCCAAGTATGGTGAATCGCTTGCGAAGGTGATCGATTCGCTGGTGCCGGTGTTCGAGTCGGATTTTCCTTACCGCAATGAAGAAACGGTCAAGAGCGTCCAGGAAATTGCGAACCAGCTGCATAAGGGGCTCATCGAAGCGGATGACGGCCTGAACCGTGCGCTCGAAGTCTTTTATGACCGCATCCGTCTCGGTTACACGACCGAAGTCTACAAGGGATTCCTGCAGGTGGATGCCCGCAGCGTTCCGGGAACTTATTTGCGCTATGGTGCAGTCGCGTCGGTGTTTGTGAGTAACGACGGTAACGACGTGCTGTGGCTTAATCGGACAGGCGATGGCGGTTATGCCTGGAAAAACGTGTCCGAAGATTTAGCGATGCGTTCGATACTTAAGGATGTGATGAAAGTTGCCGAAGGAAAGACCGCTCCGAGGCTTGTGACGATTCCTGTCGCCATTCCGAAGGAGGCCCAGTAG
- a CDS encoding ankyrin repeat domain-containing protein, with translation MKKQLLALCAAALMMSVTGCNDKMDPNDPQSVRKYLTKQQIPFTPNQFVSFAASGDTAKMTLFLQASFEIDAPADNGNNAVAIAANKGNMVVLDYLFSHGAKADVKNGNGEAVIDNAVMMGNKEVVNRLLTQLKSEGAEMQSLGTAVLLAAKTGKVDMLEVLADAGAPLDSRSADGYLPIHWTVKNGQYDAMMFLINKGVDVNAKCGQGYSVLDWATNEGYTRLIKALKKAGAKNTPQYFKDSKK, from the coding sequence ATGAAAAAGCAGTTGTTGGCTCTTTGTGCGGCCGCTTTGATGATGTCCGTTACCGGCTGTAACGATAAGATGGATCCGAACGATCCGCAGTCCGTGCGTAAGTACCTGACCAAGCAGCAGATTCCCTTTACGCCGAACCAGTTCGTGTCGTTTGCCGCAAGTGGCGACACTGCCAAGATGACTCTTTTCCTGCAGGCTTCTTTTGAAATCGACGCTCCGGCAGACAATGGCAACAACGCCGTGGCTATTGCCGCCAATAAGGGCAACATGGTGGTTCTCGATTATTTGTTCAGTCATGGAGCCAAGGCCGATGTTAAGAATGGCAACGGCGAAGCCGTGATCGACAATGCCGTGATGATGGGCAACAAGGAAGTCGTGAACCGTCTTCTGACTCAGCTCAAGTCCGAAGGTGCTGAAATGCAGTCTCTCGGTACCGCTGTGCTTCTCGCCGCAAAGACCGGTAAGGTCGATATGCTCGAAGTTCTGGCCGATGCCGGTGCTCCGCTCGACTCCCGCAGTGCAGACGGTTACTTGCCGATCCACTGGACCGTAAAGAACGGCCAGTACGACGCCATGATGTTCCTCATCAACAAGGGTGTAGACGTGAACGCCAAGTGCGGTCAGGGCTACTCTGTGCTTGACTGGGCTACCAATGAAGGTTATACCCGCTTGATCAAGGCTCTTAAGAAGGCCGGCGCCAAGAACACTCCGCAGTACTTCAAGGATTCCAAGAAGTAA